GCAGCCGGATATATTCGTATCCGGCAGACACGATCACGAGCAAAGAAAGAGCAACAAAGGCGATCCAGAAAACGGAGGCCCCCTTGTTGCTTTTCAGAATGGATCTCACTTTGTGAATTACTTCCAATAGACTTCCGACCTCCCTTCCTGTATGGCTTTCAACGTCACGGGGAAGGACCCGAAGTTTGCAAATCCAATGTCTTTGACGATGGTACATTTCAGAGTGATTTTTTCGTCCAATTGGATCTTCCCGGTCTTTGACCAGGTGACATCCGGGTGAAGCCCTGTCTGCTCCGATAAGGATTGTTCCTTTTCGGATGTTTCGGCCCCGACCTCTCCGGCCAGCTCTGCCGTCCGGCACAACTCGGAAGTGTATGTGTCAAGCTGCTGTTTTGCGATAAATGCCGGGAAAGTATGGAGGGCAAGGGCCAAAACCATAACTACCAGAAGCAGAAGACCGGAGGCTTCAATCATGATGTCGCCCTTGGTGGATTTTAAGATAGATCGTATTTTTTTCATTGCTAAAACCTCACATCAAGCCGTTAATCAGCCTCATGAGATAGACGCCGATTGGTACAAGCAGGGTTGCGAAGAATCCGGCAAGCAGGATATAGCTGTAAACTTTGAGCTTATCCGGCCTTTTGATCGCAATGGATTTGAGCTGCTGCAATTCCAATTGCCGGAAATCATGGGAAAGCATTGCAAAGTGCATCACGCCGTTATCCCCGCGAATAACCGATAATAGGCCGCGCACAGTCGAACTCATCATCGTTGTTCCGACACGGGATTCCAGCCGTGTAAGCGCCAGCTCCTGGGACCCTGACTTCATGTCCGCGATTGTAATCTCCAATTCGCGCCGGAAAGCATTTCCCGCGCTCGCCTTGTATCCTTCCAGCATCGATTGGACGTCACGGCTTGCATTTAATTCCTGTTCAATCGTCGAAACAAACCGGGGCAATTCCCGGTCTATTTCTTCCTGGCGTTTCTTCACCTTTTTTCGTGCGTCGTTCAAATCGGAAAACAGCCCATGCACCGCCCAGGCGACTACCAACAGATTCATCAACGGCAGAAGAAAAGAGAACGGAATCATTAAAAGGAGCTTGAATCCCATTTTCACAATTGCGTGCGCAATATAAGTTTCCGGCTGCATGGCGATACCGGCCGTTTTCAGGGTG
This window of the Ruminococcaceae bacterium BL-6 genome carries:
- a CDS encoding conserved membrane protein of unknown function (Evidence 4 : Unknown function but conserved in other organisms), producing the protein MLILFFLCISFGIYLIACDLFHIPSLATTRAIMAITQHDKKHVFQISALVMTLSVKLGKIIKLNDGHRKELSSTLKTAGIAMQPETYIAHAIVKMGFKLLLMIPFSFLLPLMNLLVVAWAVHGLFSDLNDARKKVKKRQEEIDRELPRFVSTIEQELNASRDVQSMLEGYKASAGNAFRRELEITIADMKSGSQELALTRLESRVGTTMMSSTVRGLLSVIRGDNGVMHFAMLSHDFRQLELQQLKSIAIKRPDKLKVYSYILLAGFFATLLVPIGVYLMRLINGLM
- a CDS encoding conserved protein of unknown function (Evidence 4 : Unknown function but conserved in other organisms), producing MKKIRSILKSTKGDIMIEASGLLLLVVMVLALALHTFPAFIAKQQLDTYTSELCRTAELAGEVGAETSEKEQSLSEQTGLHPDVTWSKTGKIQLDEKITLKCTIVKDIGFANFGSFPVTLKAIQEGRSEVYWK